TCATTGAAACTTGTGGATATTGTGTCTTTTATAGCCTCTTCAAGGTGTGATTTTTTAATCCTAGGAGAGGCTTCCGCCTCGGCAAGGTTCCCACAGACCCTTAAAAGGTTTATACCATATCTTAAGTCTCCTGTTTCAAATGCTAAAATTGCTATCTCATCTATTAGTTCATCAGAGATTACACCATCATAGAATCCTATCCTTGCCCTATCCTTTAATATATCATATATTTCCTCATAACTATAGGGTTGGAATATTATCTCCTGTGGGATGAACACTGAATCAACATTTTTATCAAGAGCATACCTAAACTCAATATCAGATAATACAGCGAATATACCCGTCCTAACATTATCAAAAGCCTCATACGCCCTTAGAATATCATAGAATATCCTATTAGCTTTCCTGTCATGGAATAGGTGGTTAACATCATCTAATGCAACTATAAGGGCCTTATCCTCTGTTGAAAGTTTATGCATTATGTCATGGTATATCCTAGAAAATGGAACCCCAGTCTCTGGAGGATAATATCCAAAGATCTTATAATATATCTGTGAAAATATGCCGAAACGTGTAGTATGCAATTGACAGTTAATATATGAGCATATAACCTTCTCTGAACTATTCTCAACCATTTCAAAAAGTTTCTTTATGGCTGTGGTCTTACCAGTCGCGCAAGCCCCTAGTACAACAGCATTAATGGGCCTCCCATTCATCAAGGCAGGTCTTATACAAACTGCAAGAGCTTCCATCTGCGAATCTCTGTACTTAAAATTCTCAGGGATATAATCAGGGTCGAAGGCTTGCATATTCCTGAATATTGTCTCATC
The nucleotide sequence above comes from Methanothermobacter tenebrarum. Encoded proteins:
- a CDS encoding ORC1-type DNA replication protein, translating into MGIDDILLHDETIFRNMQAFDPDYIPENFKYRDSQMEALAVCIRPALMNGRPINAVVLGACATGKTTAIKKLFEMVENSSEKVICSYINCQLHTTRFGIFSQIYYKIFGYYPPETGVPFSRIYHDIMHKLSTEDKALIVALDDVNHLFHDRKANRIFYDILRAYEAFDNVRTGIFAVLSDIEFRYALDKNVDSVFIPQEIIFQPYSYEEIYDILKDRARIGFYDGVISDELIDEIAILAFETGDLRYGINLLRVCGNLAEAEASPRIKKSHLEEAIKDTISTSFNDTIKNLSKNEREFLKIIIDAGSENLTAGQAYKEFKRRTGLSYSSFNRILEKLEFLRLIDTPFTGKGRRGNARLIIPRFKKELDK